In Phocoena phocoena chromosome 3, mPhoPho1.1, whole genome shotgun sequence, the DNA window TTCCTGCTGTTGGTGTGGGTGACATGGTGATGGCCACGGTCAAGAAAGGCAAACCAGAGCTCAGAAAGAAGGTACATCCAGCAGTGGTAATTCGACAACGAAAGTCATACCAGAGAATAGATggtgtgtttctttattttgaagataaCGCAGGGGTCATAGTAAACAATAAAGGTGAGATGAAAGGTTCTGCCATTACAGGACCAGTTGCAAAGGAATGTGCAGACTTGTGGCCCAGGATTGCATACAATGCTGGCAGCACTGCATGACTCTGGtgtatttgtaaaagaaaaaaatgataataaaaattatttgctcaaaaaaaaaagcatttaagtttcattaggtcccgtttgtttatttttatttcaatttctctaggaggtgggtcaggaaGGATTCTGCTGTGAATCTCAACCACCGCagtgctctcaaccactgcgcccctgctgtgatttatgtcagagtgttctgcctatgttttcctctaagagtttt includes these proteins:
- the LOC136121032 gene encoding large ribosomal subunit protein uL14-like, with the translated sequence MSKRGRDGSSGAKFRISLGLPVGAMINCADNTGAKNLYIISVKGIKERLNRLPAVGVGDMVMATVKKGKPELRKKVHPAVVIRQRKSYQRIDGVFLYFEDNAGVIVNNKGEMKGSAITGPVAKECADLWPRIAYNAGSTA